A window of Campylobacter ureolyticus contains these coding sequences:
- the argJ gene encoding bifunctional glutamate N-acetyltransferase/amino-acid acetyltransferase ArgJ — translation MFDIISLKGGLENVDGFYFDGVHSGVKKKNNDLGFIRSDEEFLISACFTTNKFKAAPLRHFLRYPKNFKTNFILLNSKNANAMTGKKGIDDIDEIFKELGKKIKLINPIMSSTGVIGQRLDKEKIIKGLDQFDFYARNSDAVAKSIMTTDRFKKELSFRVDLENGKSFNIAAICKGAGMINPAMATMLCYILTDANIPKDDMDELLKSSIENSFNAVSVDGDTSTNDTVMLISSGKKDYDKQAFKTALDMITLNLALMLVKDGEGSSKVVAFEVNGAKDDKEAMKAAKALSNSLLVKTAIFGEDPNWGRIASTIGASGIECSEESLVIKYDDILVYDINHPELDKEREQKAHAIMQKESFKISCDLGIGDGKFCAYGCDLGHVYVDINASYRS, via the coding sequence ATGTTTGATATAATTTCGCTAAAAGGCGGACTTGAAAATGTTGATGGGTTTTATTTTGATGGAGTGCATTCAGGCGTAAAGAAAAAAAATAATGATTTAGGTTTTATAAGAAGTGATGAAGAGTTTTTAATAAGTGCGTGTTTTACTACGAACAAATTTAAAGCCGCACCACTTAGACATTTTTTAAGATACCCTAAAAATTTTAAAACAAATTTTATACTTTTAAACTCAAAAAACGCAAATGCTATGACTGGTAAAAAGGGCATAGACGATATCGATGAAATTTTTAAAGAACTTGGCAAAAAAATAAAATTAATTAATCCCATAATGAGCTCTACGGGTGTTATTGGCCAAAGGCTTGATAAAGAAAAAATCATAAAAGGTTTGGATCAGTTTGATTTTTATGCTAGAAACTCAGATGCTGTTGCAAAATCTATAATGACGACCGATAGATTTAAAAAAGAGCTTAGTTTTAGAGTTGATTTAGAAAATGGCAAGAGTTTTAATATAGCTGCTATTTGCAAAGGTGCAGGTATGATAAACCCAGCAATGGCTACTATGCTATGCTATATTTTAACTGATGCTAATATCCCAAAAGATGATATGGATGAGCTTTTAAAATCAAGCATTGAAAATAGTTTTAATGCTGTTAGTGTGGATGGTGACACATCTACAAATGACACTGTTATGCTTATAAGTAGTGGCAAAAAAGACTATGATAAACAAGCTTTTAAAACCGCACTTGATATGATAACTTTAAATTTAGCTTTAATGCTTGTAAAAGATGGCGAAGGCTCAAGCAAAGTCGTAGCTTTTGAAGTAAATGGCGCTAAAGATGATAAAGAGGCTATGAAGGCAGCTAAGGCTTTATCAAATTCACTTTTAGTAAAAACAGCAATTTTTGGAGAAGACCCAAACTGGGGACGAATAGCTTCAACCATTGGAGCAAGTGGCATTGAGTGTAGTGAAGAGAGTTTGGTTATAAAATATGATGATATTTTAGTTTATGACATCAATCATCCTGAACTTGATAAGGAAAGAGAGCAAAAAGCTCATGCTATAATGCAAAAAGAAAGTTTTAAAATAAGTTGTGATTTAGGTATAGGAGATGGTAAATTTTGCGCTTATGGGTGTGATTTAGGTCATGTATACGTTGATATAAACGCAAGTTATAGATCTTAA